GATAATAGTAGTGACCCAGAAACTACGCGTTTTAATTTGCTTGTCCGAAGCTTTTGGATTGATATAGTTTAAGTAAATATCTTTTACTACCGTAGAACTTACTAAAATGAGTAGCGCGTTCACCGTCGACATAATCGCGGCCATTGGAGCAGCTAACACAATCCCCGCAAGCACAGGAGGAAGAACTTCTAGCGTTAACATCGGCATCACTTTATCGCCGATTTCAATACCAGGCATAACTGGTCGTGCAAACACACCGATTAAATGCATCCCAAACATAATTGTCCCAATACTGATTGTTCCGATTAAAATGGCACGGTGTAAGCTTTTTGAATCCTTATAGCTCATCGCACGTACGGCAATTTGTGGTAAGCCGATTACCCCTAAACCGATTAAAATCCAAAATGTTGATACGTAAAGCGGTGTTAAACTTTCATCTGCACCAAACGGCGACACTAAATTCGGATTTTCAGCTACTAGGCCTTGCATGATATTATCCACGCCACCACCTGCAATAACTGTGGCAACTAGTAAAACAACCGTACCGATCATCATAATCGAACCTTGAAGCGCATCTGTTAACGCAACGGCGCGGAAACCACCAATGACCACATAAATTAGTACTGATGCTGCAAAAATCACTAAAGCTGTCGTATATGAAAGTCCCGTTAATGATTCTATTAAACGTGCGCCACCTACCCACTGTGCCGTCATCGAAGCAAATAAGAAAATCAAAATACTAATTGCTGAAATAATAACGATTGTATGGCTGTCATAGCGCTTCTTTAAAAAGTCGATTAAGGTAATCGCTTCAATCCGGCGTGCAACAATCGCGAACTTTTTCCCGAGTACCATTAATACAAAGTAACCCGCTGGTAGCTGTGCCATTGCAAGGAGCACCCAGCCTAAGCCGGTATTATACGCAACCCCTGGACCACCGATGAAGCTTGATGCACTCCCATACGTTGCCATCATCGTCATCGCGAGTAGGAAGCCACCCATTTCACGTCCGCCTAAAAAGTATTCCTGTAAAAATGACTTCGAATTGACCACTTGGCGATTTGCCCAAAT
The sequence above is a segment of the Solibacillus sp. FSL H8-0523 genome. Coding sequences within it:
- the panF gene encoding sodium/pantothenate symporter; this encodes MHWSVIVPLFVFLIIIFGIGIWANRQVVNSKSFLQEYFLGGREMGGFLLAMTMMATYGSASSFIGGPGVAYNTGLGWVLLAMAQLPAGYFVLMVLGKKFAIVARRIEAITLIDFLKKRYDSHTIVIISAISILIFLFASMTAQWVGGARLIESLTGLSYTTALVIFAASVLIYVVIGGFRAVALTDALQGSIMMIGTVVLLVATVIAGGGVDNIMQGLVAENPNLVSPFGADESLTPLYVSTFWILIGLGVIGLPQIAVRAMSYKDSKSLHRAILIGTISIGTIMFGMHLIGVFARPVMPGIEIGDKVMPMLTLEVLPPVLAGIVLAAPMAAIMSTVNALLILVSSTVVKDIYLNYINPKASDKQIKTRSFWVTTIIGIAVVLFAVNPPELLIMLNLFAFGGLESAFLWSVVFGLYWKKANKYGSISSMIVGIGLYMYIYEFHTNVFGMHSVTIPIIASLITFVVVSLIAQKVKNIEDYHF